ACGAGTGGGCTATCCTGGAATGGAAAGATCCACTTGGGTTAAGAGGCTGCGGATTTTTCCATGTTGTGGATGGGAAAATTCAGTTTCAGCGCGGCTATTGGGATCGGCTAACTTTTTTAAGGCAGCACAAGTTGCCGATTCCAAACGAATGAGGCGCGGCGCGTTATTTTTTTAATTTGGGATCGAATGCGTCGCGCAGGCCGTCGCCAAGTACATTGATGGCTAAAACGGCCAGCATAATGGCCAATCCTGGAAAAACCGCCAGCCACCAGCCGTGACCGGAAATAATATAGGCGTAGCCATCGCGAAGCATCGCGCCCCAAGAAGCGGTCGGCGGTTGAACGCCAAATCCCAGAAAGCTCATGCTGGCTTCGGCAATAATCGCATAGGCAAAATCCGCTGTGGCAATCACCGTAATCGGCCCGAAAGTGTTGGGCAGCATATGCCGAAAAATGGTGCGGAGCGAGCCGAAGCCAAGCGCTCGGGTTGCTTCCACAAATTCCAATTCGCGCAACGACATAAACTGTCCGCGCACAATTCGCGCCGGATCGACCCAAAGCGTAAACCCAACCGCCACAAACACTTGCCAAAATCCACGCCCCAGCGCCACGCTGATCGCAATCACCAAAAGCAACGCCGGAAACGACCAAAACACATTGATGAGCCACATAATCAGCGCGTCGGTTTTGCCCGAAAAATAGCCAGCCACTGCGCCAAGCAAAATCCCGATGGAAAGCGAAATGGCGGTGGCAATAACGCCCACTGAAAGCGAAATACGCGTGCCATAAAGAACTCTCGAAAAAATATCGCGTCCGTATTTGTCCGTTCCCAAAAGGAAAATGGGCGTTTGATGCCAATCCGATTCTGTTTCGCCCTGAAGCTCCGAAAGCGCGATTTGAAAAGTATGCCCTTCAAAATCGATGACGTGCAGCGTGTCTCCGATTTTATCAAAGCGCTGAATGGGAACAGGTTTGCTCTGTTCTTTTCCCGCAGCAGATGTCGCCAGCTTTTTTAAGAGCAAATTTCCCTGATAAAACGGCGGCTTAATTTCATATTCATAAATCTGTTGGTTGGGCGGAAGCGGCGCAAGGAACGGCGCAAAAATGGCAATAATCGAAAGTGCAACGGTGGTAAG
Above is a window of Chloroherpeton thalassium ATCC 35110 DNA encoding:
- a CDS encoding ABC transporter permease, yielding MSKSYQPVADAKNSIAKNRNQAFEAELEKTDRHRSPFFYAWRRLKRNHLAMFGLLTTVALSIIAIFAPFLAPLPPNQQIYEYEIKPPFYQGNLLLKKLATSAAGKEQSKPVPIQRFDKIGDTLHVIDFEGHTFQIALSELQGETESDWHQTPIFLLGTDKYGRDIFSRVLYGTRISLSVGVIATAISLSIGILLGAVAGYFSGKTDALIMWLINVFWSFPALLLVIAISVALGRGFWQVFVAVGFTLWVDPARIVRGQFMSLRELEFVEATRALGFGSLRTIFRHMLPNTFGPITVIATADFAYAIIAEASMSFLGFGVQPPTASWGAMLRDGYAYIISGHGWWLAVFPGLAIMLAVLAINVLGDGLRDAFDPKLKK